A genomic stretch from Streptococcus oralis includes:
- the dltD gene encoding D-alanyl-lipoteichoic acid biosynthesis protein DltD — translation MLKRLWLIFGPIFIAGFLVLLLIFFYPSTTSHNLTEEKYSAASISRESFKERSQKVRALTDPNMRFVPFLGSSEWIRFDSVHPAVLAEKYNRPYRPYFMGQAGAASLNQYFGLQQILPEIEEKQAVFVISPQWFTETDYEPAAFQRFFNSDQLTAFLENQSGDISAKHAATRLLKQNPSVALKGILQKLSKGEDLSDADRLIINVFARFNEKQSSLFGQFSIRGKLKYKEHVENYLKDLPDQFSYDALEEIARKDAEANTTNNDMGMENHFYTYEVKKDLKKWEGYQKNYNFLKSSEYNDLQLVLNQFAKSKVNVLFVIQPVNKKWMEYTELSEEMYQHAVEKIRYQLESQGFTNIADFSKNGGEPYFIKDTIHLGWLGWLAFDKVVNPFLTDPKPAPDYKMNDRFFSKDWATYDGNIKDFQ, via the coding sequence ATGCTTAAACGCTTGTGGCTGATCTTCGGGCCTATCTTCATCGCTGGATTTTTGGTTCTTCTACTCATCTTTTTTTATCCAAGTACAACAAGCCATAATCTGACGGAGGAGAAGTACTCTGCAGCTTCCATCAGTAGAGAAAGTTTTAAAGAGAGAAGTCAAAAAGTGAGGGCGCTAACGGATCCCAATATGCGTTTTGTCCCTTTTCTAGGGTCAAGTGAATGGATTCGATTTGATAGTGTCCATCCAGCTGTTTTAGCAGAAAAATACAATCGTCCCTATCGCCCTTACTTTATGGGTCAGGCAGGAGCGGCCTCGCTTAATCAATATTTCGGTTTGCAGCAGATTCTGCCAGAAATTGAGGAAAAGCAGGCGGTGTTTGTCATCTCTCCTCAGTGGTTTACAGAGACGGATTACGAGCCAGCAGCGTTTCAGAGATTCTTTAATAGCGACCAGTTGACAGCTTTTTTAGAAAATCAATCTGGGGACATCTCGGCTAAGCATGCTGCGACGCGTTTGTTGAAGCAGAACCCGAGTGTGGCATTGAAAGGCATCCTTCAAAAGCTTTCAAAAGGAGAGGACTTGTCAGATGCTGATCGACTTATCATCAACGTCTTTGCACGATTCAATGAAAAGCAGTCCTCTCTTTTTGGTCAATTTTCCATTCGGGGGAAACTCAAGTACAAAGAACATGTAGAAAACTATTTAAAAGATCTTCCTGATCAGTTTTCCTATGACGCTTTAGAAGAAATTGCCCGTAAGGATGCAGAGGCAAATACGACCAATAACGATATGGGGATGGAGAATCATTTCTACACGTATGAGGTCAAAAAAGACTTAAAAAAATGGGAAGGGTATCAAAAAAATTATAACTTCCTAAAGTCCTCTGAATACAATGATTTGCAGCTGGTTCTCAATCAATTTGCCAAATCAAAAGTCAATGTACTCTTTGTTATCCAGCCCGTCAACAAGAAATGGATGGAATACACAGAACTCAGTGAAGAAATGTATCAACATGCAGTGGAGAAAATTCGTTACCAGCTAGAAAGTCAAGGCTTTACCAACATTGCTGACTTTTCAAAAAACGGAGGAGAACCTTACTTTATCAAGGATACTATCCACTTAGGTTGGTTGGGCTGGTTGGCTTTTGATAAGGTTGTGAATCCCTTCTTGACGGATCCAAAACCAGCCCCAGACTACAAGATGAATGACCGTTTCTTTAGTAAGGACTGGGCGACCTATGATGGAAATATCAAAGATTTCCAATAA
- the nt5e gene encoding cell surface ecto-5'-nucleotidase Nt5e, whose protein sequence is MNKRSLLPVLSTALLAPAFLAGQVYAEEATTPAESSAVIATPAPVESPAVPETSATSEAVAPAEAPSAPVESTKNEEKDTVILHTNDVHGRIVEEKGVIGDAKLATVIEQERAKSNQNTLVVDAGDAFQGLPISNSTKGEARAEILNQMQYDAMAVGNHEFDFGLDEVKKYKEILKFPLLSSNTYVNGARLFEASTIVDKDKTVEGDEFVVIGVTTPETATKTHPKNIKGVTFTDPISEVNKVIEEVQAKARAEGKDYKHYVVLAHLGVDTTTPVEWRGSTLAEALSKNPRLKGKRVTVIDGHSHTVASTTYGDNVTYNQTGSYLHNVGKVIYKSRQLLGNPTLIAAADAKKLPANPTVEKLVKDIKQKYDAENAVEIVSNSPVELNGDRENVRVRETNLGNVVADSLYQYGQTGFSHPTDIAVTNGGGLRETIAKGKPITKGNVIAVLPFGNTISQIQVTGQQVLDMFEKSLGSILQVDKDGKKVLDENGQPLLEPSGGFLQVSGVKVYYDTNLPSGKRVLAIQVKNRATGRYDLLDLAKTYYLATNDFLAAGGDGYTMLGGAREEGPSMDAAFEEYLKTADLTQYEKINPNSRTISVDSTTFSLPVETPQTNAAANDATTNVPLTYEVAGQFSKKAVVSEKALPNTGSEQSIFLLLMGMVAGLAGYLIESKTKAKIG, encoded by the coding sequence ATGAATAAACGTTCTTTGTTACCTGTCTTGTCGACAGCCCTGTTAGCTCCAGCCTTCTTAGCTGGACAAGTATACGCTGAAGAAGCAACAACTCCTGCAGAAAGTTCAGCTGTTATAGCGACTCCAGCTCCTGTTGAGAGCCCTGCGGTACCGGAAACTTCGGCAACTTCAGAAGCAGTTGCACCTGCAGAAGCTCCGTCAGCTCCTGTTGAATCTACTAAAAACGAAGAAAAGGATACCGTTATCTTACACACCAATGATGTCCATGGTCGTATTGTAGAGGAAAAGGGAGTAATTGGAGATGCCAAGTTAGCGACTGTCATTGAGCAGGAGCGTGCGAAATCAAATCAAAATACTCTAGTTGTTGACGCGGGAGACGCTTTCCAAGGTTTACCGATTTCCAACTCTACGAAGGGTGAAGCGCGTGCTGAAATTCTCAATCAGATGCAGTATGATGCCATGGCAGTAGGAAACCATGAGTTTGACTTTGGTCTTGATGAAGTAAAAAAATACAAGGAAATCTTGAAATTCCCATTACTTAGCTCAAATACTTATGTCAATGGAGCTCGTCTTTTTGAAGCTTCTACAATCGTTGATAAAGATAAGACTGTGGAAGGTGATGAGTTTGTTGTAATCGGTGTGACGACACCTGAAACTGCTACAAAAACCCACCCTAAAAACATTAAAGGGGTAACTTTTACAGATCCAATCTCTGAAGTCAATAAGGTCATCGAAGAAGTTCAAGCCAAGGCTCGTGCAGAAGGTAAGGACTACAAACACTATGTTGTGCTCGCTCACTTGGGTGTAGATACCACAACTCCAGTCGAGTGGCGTGGTTCAACCTTGGCAGAAGCTCTCTCTAAAAATCCTCGTCTCAAAGGCAAACGTGTGACAGTTATTGATGGGCATTCTCACACAGTAGCTTCCACAACTTATGGCGACAATGTTACCTATAACCAAACAGGAAGTTACCTTCATAATGTTGGGAAGGTTATCTACAAATCACGTCAGCTTTTGGGTAATCCTACATTGATTGCAGCTGCTGATGCTAAAAAATTACCAGCTAATCCTACAGTTGAAAAACTGGTCAAAGACATTAAACAAAAATACGATGCTGAAAATGCGGTTGAGATTGTCTCAAACAGCCCTGTAGAACTCAACGGTGATCGTGAAAATGTTCGGGTCCGTGAAACCAACCTCGGAAACGTCGTAGCAGACTCCCTCTATCAGTATGGTCAAACAGGATTTAGCCATCCGACAGACATCGCTGTGACAAATGGTGGTGGCTTGCGTGAAACCATTGCAAAAGGCAAACCAATCACTAAAGGAAATGTCATTGCCGTTCTTCCGTTTGGAAATACCATCTCACAAATCCAAGTGACTGGGCAACAAGTCTTGGATATGTTTGAAAAGTCACTCGGCTCTATCTTGCAGGTCGATAAGGATGGCAAGAAGGTCTTGGATGAGAACGGGCAACCATTGTTAGAGCCAAGTGGGGGCTTCTTACAAGTTTCAGGTGTGAAGGTCTACTATGATACCAACCTACCATCAGGCAAACGTGTCTTGGCTATCCAGGTTAAAAACCGTGCGACTGGTCGTTATGATCTTCTAGACCTCGCAAAAACCTACTATCTTGCAACCAATGATTTCTTAGCTGCAGGTGGTGATGGCTACACTATGTTGGGTGGCGCGCGTGAAGAAGGCCCATCTATGGATGCAGCCTTTGAAGAGTATCTGAAAACCGCTGATTTGACCCAGTATGAAAAGATCAATCCGAACTCACGGACGATTTCTGTGGATTCTACAACTTTTAGTCTGCCGGTAGAAACGCCTCAAACGAATGCGGCTGCTAATGATGCGACTACAAATGTGCCACTGACTTATGAGGTGGCAGGTCAATTTAGCAAGAAAGCAGTTGTCTCAGAAAAAGCCCTCCCAAATACAGGAAGCGAACAGTCCATCTTCTTGCTCTTGATGGGAATGGTAGCTGGTTTGGCAGGTTATCTTATCGAGTCGAAAACCAAAGCAAAAATAGGTTAA
- the dltA gene encoding D-alanine--poly(phosphoribitol) ligase subunit DltA, with amino-acid sequence MSNKPIKDMIETIEHFAQTQPTYPVYNVLGQEHTYGDLKADSDSLAAAIDQLNLPEKSPVVVYGGQEYEMLATFVALTKSGHAYIPIDSHSALERVSAIVEVAEPSLIIAISDFPLEQVSTPILNLAQVQEAFAQGTSYEITHPVKGDDNYYIIFTSGTTGKPKGVQISHDNLLSFTNWMITDKEFATPSRPQMLAQPPYSFDLSVMYWAPTLALGGTLFALPSAITQDFKQLFATIFSLPIAIWTSTPSFADMAMLSEDFNSEKMPGITHFYFDGEELTVKTAQKLRERFPNARIINAYGPTEATVALSAVAVTDEMLSTLKRLPIGYTKADSPTFIIDEEGKKLPNGEQGEIIVSGPAVSKGYMNNPEKTAEAFFEFEGLPAYHTGDVGTMTDEGLLLYGGRMDFQIKFNGYRIELEDVSQNLNKSRYIESAVAVPRYNKDHKVQNLLAYVILKDGVRQQFERDIDITKAIKEDLADIMMSYMMPSKFLYRDSLPLTPNGKIDIKGLINEVNNR; translated from the coding sequence GTGTCTAATAAACCGATAAAAGATATGATCGAAACGATTGAGCACTTTGCTCAAACACAGCCAACATATCCCGTCTACAATGTTTTAGGTCAAGAGCACACTTATGGCGATTTAAAGGCTGATTCGGATAGTTTGGCTGCAGCCATTGATCAGTTGAATTTGCCAGAAAAATCTCCTGTTGTCGTCTATGGTGGCCAGGAATATGAGATGTTGGCTACTTTTGTAGCGCTGACTAAGTCGGGGCATGCCTATATTCCCATTGACAGCCATTCGGCCTTGGAACGAGTTTCTGCTATTGTAGAAGTTGCAGAGCCAAGCTTGATTATTGCCATTTCAGACTTTCCATTAGAGCAGGTTTCTACACCGATTTTGAATCTAGCTCAGGTTCAAGAAGCCTTTGCTCAAGGGACTAGCTATGAGATCACGCATCCAGTCAAGGGCGATGATAACTATTACATCATCTTTACTTCTGGTACGACTGGTAAGCCAAAGGGAGTGCAGATTTCCCATGATAATCTTCTCAGCTTTACCAACTGGATGATTACGGACAAGGAATTTGCGACGCCAAGTCGTCCACAAATGCTGGCTCAACCGCCTTATTCTTTTGACCTATCTGTCATGTACTGGGCACCAACATTGGCACTAGGTGGTACACTTTTTGCGCTTCCGTCTGCTATCACACAGGACTTCAAGCAACTCTTTGCAACTATCTTTTCATTACCCATCGCTATCTGGACTTCAACACCTTCCTTTGCAGATATGGCCATGTTGTCAGAAGACTTTAATAGCGAGAAAATGCCTGGAATCACGCATTTCTACTTTGATGGTGAAGAATTAACGGTCAAAACAGCTCAAAAACTGCGCGAACGTTTCCCAAATGCCCGTATCATCAATGCTTACGGCCCAACAGAAGCGACAGTAGCCCTGTCAGCTGTTGCCGTGACGGACGAGATGTTGTCGACTCTCAAACGCCTACCAATCGGCTATACCAAGGCGGATTCTCCAACCTTTATCATTGATGAGGAAGGTAAGAAACTGCCAAATGGTGAGCAGGGAGAAATCATCGTTTCTGGACCAGCTGTTTCAAAAGGCTATATGAACAATCCTGAAAAAACGGCAGAAGCCTTCTTTGAGTTTGAAGGCCTTCCAGCCTACCACACAGGAGATGTGGGAACCATGACAGATGAGGGCTTGCTTCTCTACGGTGGACGCATGGATTTCCAGATTAAGTTTAATGGTTATCGCATTGAGCTTGAAGATGTCTCTCAAAACCTCAATAAATCTCGCTATATCGAGTCGGCTGTTGCTGTTCCACGTTACAACAAGGATCATAAGGTGCAAAATCTGCTGGCCTATGTCATCCTAAAGGACGGTGTCCGTCAGCAGTTTGAGCGTGATATCGATATTACCAAGGCTATCAAGGAAGATTTAGCAGATATCATGATGTCCTATATGATGCCGTCTAAGTTTCTCTATCGAGACAGTTTGCCACTAACGCCTAATGGTAAAATTGATATTAAGGGCTTGATCAATGAGGTAAACAATAGATGA
- a CDS encoding metal ABC transporter permease: MLSLLSYDFMQRAFLAVIAMSLFSPVLGTFLILRRQSLMSDTLSHVSLSGVAFGLVLGISPTISTIAIVLIAAVFLEYLRTVYKNFMEIGTAILMSTGLAVSLIVMSKGKSSSSMSLDQYLFGSIVTISQEQVIFLFAIAAVVLLLTFLFLRPMYILTFDEDTAFVDGLPVRTMSILFNMVTGVAIALMIPAAGALLVSTIMVLPASIALRLGKNFKSVMLLASAIGFLGMVAGLYISYYAETPASASITIIFVAVFLLVSLLKRFIK; encoded by the coding sequence ATGCTTAGTTTGTTATCATATGACTTTATGCAGCGAGCCTTCTTGGCAGTTATTGCCATGAGTCTCTTTTCTCCAGTTCTTGGGACCTTCCTTATCTTACGTCGTCAGAGCCTCATGAGCGACACCCTCAGTCACGTTTCTCTGTCAGGGGTTGCCTTTGGTCTGGTTTTGGGAATTTCTCCAACTATTTCAACCATTGCCATTGTCTTGATCGCTGCGGTCTTTCTAGAGTATCTCCGGACAGTCTATAAGAACTTTATGGAAATCGGGACTGCCATCCTCATGTCTACAGGGCTTGCAGTCTCCCTTATCGTCATGAGTAAGGGGAAAAGTTCTAGTTCCATGAGTTTGGACCAATATCTCTTTGGTTCGATTGTGACCATTAGCCAGGAGCAGGTGATTTTCCTCTTTGCCATTGCTGCGGTCGTTTTACTCTTGACTTTCTTATTCTTGCGACCAATGTATATCCTGACCTTTGATGAGGACACGGCCTTTGTGGATGGCTTGCCCGTTCGTACCATGTCTATCCTCTTTAACATGGTGACAGGGGTGGCCATTGCCCTTATGATTCCAGCTGCAGGAGCTCTTCTGGTATCGACCATTATGGTCTTGCCAGCTAGTATTGCCCTTCGTCTGGGGAAAAACTTTAAATCCGTTATGTTACTAGCCAGCGCTATTGGCTTTTTGGGAATGGTGGCAGGTCTCTATATTTCCTACTATGCGGAAACACCTGCCAGCGCTAGTATCACCATTATCTTTGTAGCTGTCTTTTTGTTAGTCAGTCTACTGAAACGTTTTATCAAATAG
- a CDS encoding teichoic acid D-Ala incorporation-associated protein DltX, whose protein sequence is MGKHRKLYMFLGQTVLYFVILLGLLYFFSYLGQSQGTFIYNEF, encoded by the coding sequence ATGGGAAAACACAGAAAATTGTATATGTTTTTGGGACAGACCGTCCTATATTTTGTAATCTTACTTGGTTTGCTTTATTTTTTTAGTTACCTTGGTCAGAGTCAAGGAACCTTTATTTATAATGAGTTCTAG
- a CDS encoding metal ABC transporter ATP-binding protein translates to MRYITVEDLSFYYDKEPVLEHINYSVDSGEFVTLTGENGAAKTTLIKASLGILQPRFGKVTISKTNTHGKKLRIAYLPQQIASFNAGFPSTVYEFVKSGRYPRKGWFRRLNAHDEEHIKASLDSVGMWEHRDKRIGSLSGGQKQRAVIARMFASDPDIFVLDEPTTGMDAGSKNEFYELMHHSAHHHGKAVLMITHDPEEVKDYADRNIHLVRNQDSPWRCFNVHESDQEVEHA, encoded by the coding sequence ATGCGGTATATTACAGTAGAGGACTTGTCTTTCTATTATGACAAGGAACCTGTCCTCGAGCACATCAACTATAGTGTTGATAGTGGGGAGTTTGTCACCCTGACTGGTGAAAATGGGGCTGCCAAGACAACGCTTATCAAGGCGAGCCTAGGCATCTTGCAACCAAGATTTGGCAAGGTAACCATCTCAAAGACAAATACTCATGGGAAAAAACTTAGGATAGCCTATCTTCCCCAGCAGATAGCTAGTTTTAATGCTGGCTTTCCAAGTACGGTTTATGAATTTGTCAAGTCGGGTCGCTATCCGCGAAAGGGCTGGTTCCGTCGCTTGAATGCTCATGATGAGGAACATATCAAGGCCAGTCTAGACTCAGTTGGTATGTGGGAACACCGTGACAAACGAATTGGTTCCCTTTCGGGAGGGCAAAAGCAACGAGCAGTGATTGCTCGGATGTTTGCTTCTGACCCAGATATCTTCGTCTTGGATGAGCCGACGACAGGGATGGATGCTGGAAGCAAAAATGAATTTTACGAACTCATGCACCATAGTGCCCACCATCATGGTAAGGCTGTTTTGATGATTACCCATGACCCTGAGGAAGTCAAGGACTATGCGGATCGCAATATTCATCTAGTTCGTAACCAAGATTCGCCATGGCGTTGTTTCAACGTTCACGAAAGCGACCAGGAGGTGGAACATGCTTAG
- the dltC gene encoding D-alanine--poly(phosphoribitol) ligase subunit DltC: MDIKSEVIEIIDELFMEDVSDMMDEDLFDAGVLDSMGTVELIVEIENRFDIRVPVTEFGRDDWNTANKIVEGIAELKNA; encoded by the coding sequence ATGGATATCAAATCAGAAGTTATTGAAATTATTGATGAGTTGTTTATGGAAGATGTTTCTGACATGATGGATGAAGATCTTTTTGACGCTGGTGTCTTGGATAGTATGGGAACGGTTGAATTGATTGTTGAGATTGAAAACCGTTTTGACATTCGTGTTCCAGTGACAGAGTTCGGTCGTGATGACTGGAATACAGCTAATAAAATTGTAGAAGGTATTGCGGAGTTAAAGAATGCTTAA
- the adcA gene encoding zinc ABC transporter substrate-binding lipoprotein AdcA encodes MKKISLLLASLCALFLVACSNQKQADGKLNIVTTFYPVYEFTKQVAGDTANVELLIGAGTEPHEYEPSAKAVAKIQDADTFVYENENMETWVPKLLESLDKKKVKTIKATGDMLLLPGGEEEEEGHDHGGEGHHHDYDPHVWLSPARAIKLVEHIRDSLSADYPDKKETFEKNAAAYIEKLQALDKAYTDGLSQAKQKSFVTQHAAFNYLALDYGLKQVSISGLSPDAEPSAARLAELTEYIKKNKISYIYFEENASQALANTLSKETGVKLDVLNPLESLTEEATKAGEDYISVMEKNLKALKQTTDQEGPEIEPEKEENTQTVHNGYFEDADVKDRTLSDYTGNWQSVYPFLEDGTFDQVFDYKAKLTGKMTKNEYKAYYRKGYQTDVTKINITDNTMEFVQGGQSKKFTYKYVGKKILTYKKGNRGVRFLFEATDADAGQFKYVQFSDHNIAPVKAEHFHIFFGGTSQEALFEEMDNWPTYYPDNLSGQEIAQEMLAH; translated from the coding sequence ATGAAAAAAATTAGCTTACTATTAGCTAGTCTATGTGCCCTGTTTTTAGTGGCTTGTTCCAATCAAAAACAGGCAGATGGGAAACTCAATATCGTGACAACCTTTTACCCTGTCTACGAATTTACCAAACAAGTCGCAGGAGATACTGCTAATGTAGAACTTCTAATCGGTGCTGGTACGGAACCCCATGAGTATGAACCGTCTGCCAAGGCAGTTGCCAAAATCCAAGACGCAGATACCTTTGTCTATGAAAATGAAAATATGGAAACTTGGGTTCCAAAATTGTTAGAATCCTTGGATAAGAAAAAAGTGAAAACTATCAAGGCGACAGGTGATATGCTTCTCTTGCCAGGTGGTGAGGAAGAAGAGGAAGGGCATGATCATGGCGGTGAGGGTCACCATCACGACTACGATCCCCACGTTTGGCTTTCACCAGCACGCGCCATCAAACTGGTAGAGCATATCCGTGACAGCTTGTCAGCAGATTATCCTGATAAAAAAGAGACTTTTGAGAAGAATGCGGCTGCCTATATCGAAAAATTGCAAGCCTTGGACAAGGCCTACACAGATGGCTTGTCTCAAGCCAAACAAAAGAGCTTTGTGACCCAGCACGCTGCCTTTAACTACCTTGCCTTGGACTACGGTCTCAAGCAAGTATCCATCTCAGGTCTCTCACCAGATGCAGAACCATCAGCAGCACGTTTGGCAGAATTGACAGAGTATATTAAGAAAAACAAGATTTCTTATATCTACTTTGAAGAAAATGCCTCACAAGCCCTCGCCAATACACTCTCAAAAGAAACAGGCGTCAAACTAGACGTGCTCAATCCGCTAGAAAGTCTGACAGAAGAAGCAACCAAGGCCGGTGAGGACTATATCTCCGTGATGGAGAAAAACCTCAAGGCTTTGAAACAAACAACAGACCAAGAAGGACCAGAAATCGAGCCAGAGAAGGAAGAAAATACCCAGACAGTTCACAATGGTTACTTTGAGGATGCTGACGTCAAGGACCGCACCTTGAGTGACTATACTGGTAACTGGCAGTCAGTTTATCCTTTCCTTGAGGATGGAACCTTCGATCAAGTCTTTGATTACAAGGCTAAGTTGACTGGTAAGATGACTAAGAATGAGTACAAGGCCTACTATAGAAAAGGTTATCAGACAGATGTGACTAAGATCAACATTACTGATAACACTATGGAATTTGTTCAAGGTGGCCAAAGCAAGAAATTCACCTACAAGTATGTCGGCAAGAAAATCTTGACTTATAAGAAAGGCAATCGTGGTGTGCGCTTCCTCTTTGAAGCGACAGATGCGGATGCTGGACAGTTCAAGTATGTTCAGTTTAGTGACCACAATATCGCCCCAGTTAAAGCAGAACATTTCCATATCTTCTTTGGAGGCACCAGCCAAGAAGCTCTCTTTGAAGAGATGGACAACTGGCCAACCTACTACCCAGATAACCTATCTGGTCAAGAAATCGCCCAAGAAATGTTGGCGCATTGA
- the dltB gene encoding D-alanyl-lipoteichoic acid biosynthesis protein DltB — translation MMELYKQLPHLEPYGNLYYFLYVIAATLPIFIGLFFKKRFAWYEVLVSLFFIVTMLVGGKTNQISALILYVIWQVLLVFFYKGYRKRRDSKWIFYLVSFLSLLPIVFVKVSPAIHGPQSLFGFLGISYLTFRAVGVIVELRDGVIKDVTIWQFLRFLLFMPTFSSGPIDRFKRFNENYETIPERSELMDMLEEAVKYIMLGFLYKFILAHILGETLLPPLKNLALQTGGFFNHYALAVMYTFGLELFFDFAGYSMFALAISNLMGIHSPINFNKPFLSRDLKEFWNRWHMSLSFWFRDFVFMRMVMVLTRKKVFKNRNVTSSVAYIINMLIMGFWHGVTWYYIAYGLFHGIGLVINDAWLRKKKALNKERKKAGKDSLPENRWIQLFGMVVTFHVVMVSFLIFSGFLNDLWFKK, via the coding sequence ATGATGGAGCTTTATAAACAGCTACCTCATTTGGAACCTTATGGCAATCTTTATTATTTTTTGTACGTGATTGCTGCGACCTTACCGATATTTATCGGGCTCTTTTTCAAGAAACGCTTTGCCTGGTATGAGGTGCTCGTCAGTCTCTTCTTTATCGTCACCATGTTGGTCGGTGGAAAGACGAATCAAATAAGCGCTCTTATCCTTTATGTTATCTGGCAAGTACTGCTTGTATTTTTCTACAAAGGGTACAGGAAACGACGGGATAGTAAATGGATATTTTACCTGGTTAGCTTTTTATCTCTATTGCCAATCGTCTTTGTGAAAGTATCTCCCGCTATTCATGGCCCCCAGTCTTTGTTTGGCTTTTTAGGGATTTCTTACTTGACCTTTCGTGCAGTTGGGGTTATCGTTGAGCTGAGAGATGGTGTCATCAAGGATGTAACGATCTGGCAATTCTTGCGTTTTCTTCTCTTTATGCCGACCTTCTCAAGTGGTCCCATTGATCGTTTTAAACGCTTCAATGAAAATTATGAAACCATTCCTGAGAGGAGTGAGCTGATGGATATGCTAGAAGAGGCTGTCAAGTATATTATGCTTGGCTTCCTTTACAAGTTTATCTTGGCTCATATTTTAGGAGAGACATTATTGCCTCCGCTGAAAAATTTGGCCTTGCAGACAGGTGGTTTCTTTAATCATTATGCTTTGGCGGTGATGTATACCTTTGGTTTAGAATTGTTCTTTGACTTTGCGGGCTACTCTATGTTTGCTTTAGCCATCTCCAATTTGATGGGTATTCATAGTCCTATCAACTTTAATAAGCCCTTTCTGTCTAGGGATTTAAAAGAGTTTTGGAATCGCTGGCACATGAGTCTGTCTTTCTGGTTCCGTGACTTTGTCTTTATGCGGATGGTTATGGTGTTGACCAGAAAGAAGGTCTTTAAAAATCGCAATGTGACCTCAAGTGTCGCCTATATTATAAATATGCTGATTATGGGATTTTGGCACGGTGTGACCTGGTACTACATCGCCTATGGGCTTTTTCATGGAATTGGACTGGTCATCAATGATGCTTGGCTTCGTAAGAAAAAAGCGCTCAACAAAGAACGGAAAAAAGCTGGGAAGGACTCTTTACCTGAGAATCGCTGGATTCAGTTGTTTGGCATGGTTGTCACCTTCCATGTCGTGATGGTTTCATTCTTAATCTTTTCGGGATTTTTGAATGATTTGTGGTTTAAAAAATAA
- the adcR gene encoding zinc-dependent transcriptional regulator AdcR — protein MRQLAQEIDNFLNEVILRSENQHEILIGHCTSDVALTNTQEHILMLLSEESLTNSELARRLNVSQAAVTKAIKSLVKEGMLETSRDPKDARVIFYQLTELARPVAEEHHHHHEHTLLAYEQVASQFTPNEQEVIQRFLTALVGEIK, from the coding sequence ATGAGACAGCTTGCACAGGAAATCGATAACTTTTTAAACGAGGTGATCTTGAGATCGGAGAACCAGCATGAAATTCTGATTGGGCATTGCACGAGTGACGTTGCCTTGACCAATACTCAGGAACACATCCTCATGCTCTTGTCAGAAGAATCCTTAACCAACTCGGAGTTGGCCCGTCGCCTCAATGTCAGTCAGGCGGCAGTGACCAAGGCTATCAAGTCTTTGGTCAAAGAGGGTATGTTAGAGACATCCAGAGATCCAAAGGATGCGCGCGTGATCTTTTATCAACTGACAGAGCTAGCTCGACCGGTGGCAGAGGAACACCACCATCATCATGAACACACTCTCTTAGCCTATGAACAAGTAGCAAGTCAGTTTACTCCAAATGAACAAGAAGTTATCCAGCGGTTTTTAACTGCTTTAGTAGGAGAAATTAAATAA